ATGGCATACTGTATTAAATCTTGTTAATCTTTTTACACCGGAGAAAGAGAAAGAAGAAAAGTTGTTTGAACTTCTTAAAGGTATAGGAAAGATGTTGCCTGATTCAAGGTCTCCGGAAATACTCTATATATGCTTTAAACTTAGGTTGATTAAAATTCTTGGATATGGCATACAGTTGAATAGATGTATTATATGTAACAACCCAGAAAAGACCAGTCTGTTTAGTGGTAAACTTGGTGGAATAGTCTGTCAAGAGTGTAGTAAAAAAGATGTTTATTCAGTAAAGATCTCTCAAAGTGTGCTGGGAATAATGAGGCAGTTTGAAAAGATGGACTTTGAGCGGCTTGGAGTTATAAAACAGGTACCTTTAGAGATACTTTTAAAAATAAACTTTTACACAAACATTATTTTAAACTATCAAACAGGATTCAACAATATATGGTGGGAAAATGAGAAAAATATTTTACAATGAAATAATTGAAAAAGTTGCAAGATTAGTTGAAGAGACAAGCCATTTTGCATTGCAAGAAGTTGAAGTTGACATAAAAAAAGCTCTTGATATTGAAGACAACGCTTTAAGTAAAAAGTATCTTGAGGTTATATTAGAAAATTTAGAGATGGCAAAGAAAGATAGGGTACCAATTTGTCAAGATACTGGGCTTGGCGTATTTTTTGTTAGGCAAGGTAGCGATGTGGTGGTAGAGGTGGGGGATTATGAAAACCTGGATAATATCATAAGTGAGGGGTTAAGACAAGGCAGTAAAAAAGGGTATTTAAGAACGTCTGTTGTTGACCCGCTCAATAGACAAAACACAAAAGATAATGCGCCTGGTGTAGTTCATATTATCTCTGGGAAAAAAGGTGAATTTGAAGTCTCTTATTTGGCGAAAGGGTTTGGTTCAGAAAATACCTCTGCATTAAGAATGCTCAGCCCAACAGTTGGTATGGAAGGTATAGAGAGTTTTATCCTTGAGACAGTGAAAAACGCTGGTTCAAAACCGTGTCCACCTATATATGTCGGGGTAGGTATTGGAGGTTCGTTTGAGAAGGCAGCTCTTCTTTCAAAACTTGCTTTATGCGAAATGGGTAAGGAATCAGAATATAGAAAAATGGAACTTGAGGTTCGTGATAAAATAAATGCTTTAAATATAGGGGCTGGTGGGTTTGGAGGTAAAACAACAGCGTTAGATGTAAGGTTTGAAACTTTTCCTACCCATATAGCAGGTTTACCTGTAGCTGTTAACATTTCTTGCTGGGCGCACAGATTTGGGGTTGTTAAACTTTAAATGAATATTAGTAAATTAGTAAAAAGTATCAATAGAACAGTTTTTTAACTTATGGTAACAAAATGTGAGAATTCA
The nucleotide sequence above comes from bacterium. Encoded proteins:
- the recO gene encoding DNA repair protein RecO, whose amino-acid sequence is MAPTKIEAIILKRSDFRETSVILSLYTGQFGKIRCILKGVRKSKGRVPPLAFTPGSSIFAFFYMRRSELGLLSSPSLIEANEMKSKENLVVWHTVLNLVNLFTPEKEKEEKLFELLKGIGKMLPDSRSPEILYICFKLRLIKILGYGIQLNRCIICNNPEKTSLFSGKLGGIVCQECSKKDVYSVKISQSVLGIMRQFEKMDFERLGVIKQVPLEILLKINFYTNIILNYQTGFNNIWWENEKNILQ
- a CDS encoding fumarate hydratase; amino-acid sequence: MRKIFYNEIIEKVARLVEETSHFALQEVEVDIKKALDIEDNALSKKYLEVILENLEMAKKDRVPICQDTGLGVFFVRQGSDVVVEVGDYENLDNIISEGLRQGSKKGYLRTSVVDPLNRQNTKDNAPGVVHIISGKKGEFEVSYLAKGFGSENTSALRMLSPTVGMEGIESFILETVKNAGSKPCPPIYVGVGIGGSFEKAALLSKLALCEMGKESEYRKMELEVRDKINALNIGAGGFGGKTTALDVRFETFPTHIAGLPVAVNISCWAHRFGVVKL